One region of Catenuloplanes indicus genomic DNA includes:
- a CDS encoding DUF3040 domain-containing protein: protein MPLSEHEQRLFDQIERSLAEDPKFASAVRASDPRFQARRRLIVAAVAIIAGLALLVYGAVSKVPLLGVAGFVVMLGAAAFAMTSYRKSQSPDLHVVGGTASRRTRQRRLSFIDRLEERWRQRPEGHR, encoded by the coding sequence GTGCCGCTCTCGGAGCACGAGCAGCGGCTGTTCGATCAGATCGAGCGGTCGCTGGCCGAGGACCCGAAATTCGCCTCGGCGGTGCGCGCCAGCGATCCGCGCTTTCAGGCGCGACGTCGTCTGATCGTCGCCGCTGTCGCGATCATCGCCGGGCTCGCTTTGCTTGTCTATGGTGCGGTGAGCAAAGTTCCGCTGCTCGGCGTGGCCGGTTTTGTGGTCATGCTCGGTGCCGCGGCGTTCGCCATGACGTCGTACCGTAAGTCGCAATCGCCCGATCTGCACGTCGTCGGCGGCACCGCCAGCCGGCGCACCAGACAACGACGCCTGTCGTTCATCGACCGGCTGGAGGAGCGCTGGCGTCAGCGCCCCGAGGGGCATCGCTGA
- a CDS encoding DNA polymerase IV, which yields MGRSQAVGRERDPRFGADADDTGCPILHVDMDAFYPSVEIRRRPALRGQPVIVGGLGNRGVVSSASYEAREFGVRSAMPMARARALCPHAVFLSPDFEAYTAASRAVMQILRDTTPLVEPLSLDEAFLDVGGARRLLGRPAEIAAKIRARVAGELGLTCTVGVAPTKFLAKLGSTRGKPDGLMVIPSALVLEFLHPLPVAALWGVGERSAETLQRLGLRTVGDLAHAPVSLLRSGVGEAAAAHLHELSWGRDPRGVQPEHVDKSIGAEVTFDTDLVDPDGIRRTLLELSGKVASRLRAAGHAGRTVSIKIRRADFQTLSRSRTITSPTDVAREIFDTAWALYAAMPHTGPLRLIGVRVEGLVDGASAARQPELGAPEHGWREAETAIDAVAARFGGAVIRPASLLGGPDQRRPENPSRP from the coding sequence ATGGGGCGAAGTCAGGCCGTGGGCCGGGAGCGGGACCCGCGTTTCGGTGCGGACGCGGACGACACCGGCTGCCCGATCCTGCACGTCGACATGGACGCGTTCTACCCGTCCGTGGAGATCCGCCGGCGTCCCGCGCTGCGCGGCCAGCCGGTGATCGTCGGCGGCCTCGGCAACCGCGGCGTGGTCAGCTCCGCCAGCTACGAGGCCCGCGAGTTCGGCGTGCGCAGCGCGATGCCGATGGCCCGCGCGCGTGCGCTCTGCCCGCATGCGGTGTTCCTGTCACCCGACTTCGAGGCATATACCGCCGCCTCCCGCGCCGTCATGCAGATCCTGCGCGACACGACGCCGCTGGTCGAGCCGCTGTCGCTGGACGAGGCGTTCCTCGACGTCGGCGGCGCCCGGCGGCTGCTCGGCCGCCCGGCGGAGATCGCCGCGAAGATCCGCGCCCGGGTCGCCGGTGAGCTCGGGCTGACCTGCACGGTCGGCGTCGCGCCGACGAAGTTCCTGGCCAAGCTCGGCTCCACCCGGGGCAAGCCGGACGGTCTGATGGTCATCCCGTCCGCGCTGGTGCTGGAGTTCCTGCACCCGCTGCCCGTCGCCGCGCTCTGGGGCGTGGGGGAGCGGTCCGCGGAGACACTGCAAAGACTCGGCCTGCGTACGGTCGGGGATCTCGCACATGCGCCGGTCTCGCTGCTCCGCTCCGGGGTCGGTGAGGCCGCCGCCGCCCACCTGCACGAGCTGTCCTGGGGGCGGGACCCGCGCGGCGTGCAGCCCGAACACGTGGACAAGTCGATCGGGGCCGAGGTGACGTTCGACACTGATCTCGTCGACCCGGACGGGATCCGGCGGACGCTGCTGGAACTCTCCGGCAAGGTCGCGTCGCGGCTGCGCGCGGCCGGGCACGCGGGCCGGACCGTCTCCATCAAGATCCGCCGCGCCGACTTCCAGACGCTCAGCCGCTCCCGGACGATCACCTCACCGACGGACGTCGCCCGGGAAATCTTCGATACCGCATGGGCGCTTTACGCTGCTATGCCGCATACCGGGCCGCTCCGGCTGATCGGCGTGCGCGTCGAAGGCCTGGTCGACGGCGCGTCCGCGGCCCGGCAGCCGGAGCTGGGTGCACCCGAGCACGGGTGGCGAGAGGCCGAGACCGCGATCGATGCGGTCGCGGCCCGGTTCGGCGGCGCGGTGATCCGCCCGGCCAGTCTTCTCGGCGGCCCGGATCAGCGACGGCCGGAAAATCCCTCCCGACCGTGA
- a CDS encoding TetR/AcrR family transcriptional regulator gives MTVPTTRPLRRDAVRNREQILSAASAAFAERGANVDVREIARAAGVGMGTLYRHFATKDQLLGAVIKADFDAWMDEALQAARASEPWAGLAAFLEDALARQNADRALMDGVFRVLATTSLLDDCRSRMSEVINLLLDRAHAAGELRPDVGEADIALTMMAIGKIIELTEAGRPGLWRRQLRITLDGLRAAGHTPITEPPITIADLDAAVCHSIPPLENS, from the coding sequence GTGACCGTCCCGACCACCCGGCCGCTGCGCCGGGACGCCGTGCGCAACCGCGAGCAGATCCTGTCCGCGGCCTCCGCGGCGTTCGCCGAGCGTGGTGCCAACGTCGACGTGCGGGAGATCGCCCGCGCCGCCGGCGTCGGCATGGGCACGCTCTACCGGCACTTCGCCACGAAGGACCAGCTGCTCGGTGCCGTGATCAAGGCCGACTTCGACGCCTGGATGGACGAGGCGCTACAGGCCGCGCGGGCGAGCGAGCCCTGGGCCGGGCTGGCCGCGTTCCTGGAGGACGCGCTGGCCCGGCAGAACGCGGACCGCGCGCTGATGGACGGCGTGTTCCGCGTGCTGGCCACCACGTCGTTGCTGGACGACTGCCGGTCCCGGATGAGCGAGGTGATCAACCTGCTGCTCGACCGCGCGCACGCGGCCGGGGAGCTGCGGCCGGACGTGGGCGAGGCGGACATCGCGCTCACCATGATGGCGATCGGCAAGATCATCGAACTCACCGAGGCCGGCCGCCCGGGCCTGTGGCGGCGCCAGCTGCGGATCACGCTGGACGGCCTGCGCGCCGCCGGTCACACCCCGATCACCGAACCCCCGATCACCATCGCCGACCTCGACGCCGCGGTCTGCCACTCGATTCCGCCCCTGGAGAATTCATGA
- a CDS encoding MDR family MFS transporter gives MTTAPPGPVAKTGDVPAPRMTKRQINEALTGLMMGIFVSILASTVVANALPRVISDLGGGQSVYTWVVTAELLAMTATVPLWGKLADLYNQKLLIQASLGLFVAGSLLAGFAPNPEVLIASRVVQGIGAGGLTALVQVVMAAIIPPRELGRYSGIFGAVFATGTVAGPLIGGLLVDTDWLGWRWTFYFGVPFALLAIFLLQKTLRLPTIGRQVKVDYLGAFLIMAGVSTLLIWVTLAGNNFEWLSAWTAGLVTGGLALIALALVVEARVAEPIIPLGIFRSRTVSLATLGSLLVGVAMFGSTVFLSQYFQLSLGKSPTEAGLLSLPMIFGLMISSTIAGAMITKTGKWKMYLVAGAIIMIAGLGLLSTIGADTSLWVLGAEMAVLGIGVGLLMQNLVLAAQNDVPAHELGAATSVISFFRSLGGSVGVSVLGAILANRVTANMEDALGPAAAAAPGGGGHSAVPDLSTLPPQLVTVIQNAYGDAIGDLFLVAVPFAVLTLLTVIFIKEVPLKTTSGLDRLAEEGNTTPAPPSMTH, from the coding sequence ATGACCACCGCCCCACCGGGGCCGGTCGCCAAGACCGGCGACGTGCCCGCCCCGCGCATGACGAAGCGCCAGATCAACGAGGCCCTCACCGGCCTGATGATGGGCATCTTCGTCTCGATCCTCGCCTCGACGGTGGTGGCCAACGCGCTGCCGCGGGTCATCTCCGACCTCGGCGGCGGTCAGTCCGTCTACACCTGGGTGGTCACCGCGGAGCTGCTCGCGATGACCGCGACCGTCCCGCTCTGGGGCAAGCTCGCCGACCTCTACAACCAGAAACTGCTGATCCAGGCGAGCCTGGGCCTGTTCGTGGCCGGCTCGCTGCTGGCCGGCTTCGCACCGAACCCCGAGGTGCTGATCGCCAGCCGGGTCGTGCAGGGCATCGGCGCCGGTGGCCTGACCGCGCTGGTCCAGGTCGTGATGGCCGCGATCATCCCGCCGCGTGAGCTGGGCCGCTACTCCGGCATCTTCGGCGCGGTCTTCGCCACCGGCACGGTCGCCGGTCCACTGATCGGCGGCCTGCTGGTCGACACGGACTGGCTGGGCTGGCGCTGGACGTTCTACTTCGGCGTGCCGTTCGCGCTGCTGGCGATCTTCCTGCTGCAGAAGACGCTGCGGCTGCCCACGATCGGCCGCCAGGTCAAGGTCGACTACCTCGGCGCATTCCTGATCATGGCGGGCGTCTCCACGCTGCTCATCTGGGTCACGCTGGCCGGTAACAACTTCGAGTGGCTGTCCGCGTGGACCGCGGGCCTGGTCACCGGCGGCCTGGCGCTGATCGCGCTGGCGCTGGTGGTGGAGGCCAGGGTCGCCGAACCGATCATCCCGCTGGGCATCTTCCGGTCCCGCACGGTCAGCCTGGCCACGCTCGGCAGCCTGCTGGTCGGCGTCGCGATGTTCGGCAGCACGGTCTTCCTGTCGCAGTACTTCCAGCTCTCGCTCGGCAAGTCGCCGACCGAGGCCGGCCTGCTCAGTCTGCCGATGATCTTCGGGCTGATGATCTCGTCCACGATCGCGGGCGCGATGATCACGAAGACCGGCAAGTGGAAGATGTACCTGGTCGCCGGCGCCATCATCATGATCGCCGGCCTCGGGCTGCTCAGCACGATCGGCGCGGACACCAGCCTGTGGGTGCTCGGCGCGGAGATGGCCGTGCTCGGCATCGGCGTCGGCCTGCTCATGCAGAACCTGGTGCTCGCCGCGCAGAACGACGTGCCCGCGCACGAGCTCGGCGCCGCGACGTCGGTGATCTCGTTCTTCCGCAGCCTCGGCGGCTCGGTCGGCGTCAGCGTGCTCGGCGCGATCCTGGCGAACCGGGTGACCGCGAACATGGAGGACGCGCTCGGCCCGGCCGCGGCGGCCGCGCCCGGCGGTGGCGGGCACAGCGCGGTGCCGGACCTCTCCACGCTCCCGCCGCAGCTGGTGACGGTCATCCAGAACGCGTACGGCGACGCGATCGGCGACCTGTTCCTGGTCGCGGTCCCGTTCGCGGTGCTGACGCTGCTCACGGTGATCTTCATCAAGGAGGTGCCGCTGAAGACGACGAGCGGCCTGGACCGCCTGGCCGAGGAGGGCAACACCACGCCCGCCCCGCCGTCGATGACGCACTGA
- a CDS encoding alkaline phosphatase family protein: protein MTGPLGVVRPAYGRASLADVLPSALAVLGVPGTPDRLALQDQLPGVRRVAVLLVDGFGTFQLPAASAIGGTIADLSTGRLGRHTQLTSGFPSTTPASLVTLGTGTPPGEHGVLGISLHVPGTDRVLQVLRWEDDPDPATFAPVPTQLERAAAAGVRVTSVTRPEFRGSGLTTAANRGGVFRGAAEVDELVTEILGALSGDEPPVLVSGYFADLDKAGHRHGLTSPEWAAAAVDVDALITRLADGLPDDAALLVTADHGQIDVPPDRRYDLDADPRLSAGVRYVAGEPRVRYLHVEPGAAADVIAAWRAVLGSDADVVSRAEAVADGWFGPVTEPHLARVGDVVVTMRDVAVVLATAHEPRVIADLIAFHGANTAAEMSVPLFVITKK from the coding sequence ATGACCGGCCCGCTCGGCGTGGTCCGGCCCGCCTACGGCCGGGCCAGCCTCGCGGACGTGCTGCCGTCCGCGCTCGCGGTGCTGGGCGTGCCGGGCACGCCGGACCGGCTCGCTCTCCAGGACCAGCTTCCGGGGGTACGCCGGGTCGCCGTGCTTCTGGTCGACGGCTTCGGCACGTTCCAGCTCCCGGCCGCGTCCGCGATCGGCGGCACGATCGCGGACCTGAGCACCGGGCGTCTCGGCCGGCACACCCAGCTGACCTCGGGTTTCCCGTCGACGACCCCGGCCAGCCTGGTCACGCTCGGCACCGGCACGCCGCCCGGGGAGCACGGCGTGCTCGGCATCTCGCTGCACGTACCCGGGACCGATCGGGTGTTGCAGGTGCTGCGCTGGGAGGACGACCCGGACCCGGCGACGTTCGCGCCGGTGCCGACGCAGCTGGAGCGCGCGGCCGCGGCCGGGGTGCGGGTGACGTCGGTGACCCGGCCGGAGTTCCGGGGCTCGGGCCTGACCACGGCCGCGAACCGGGGTGGCGTGTTCCGCGGCGCGGCTGAGGTGGACGAGCTGGTCACCGAGATCCTCGGCGCGCTCTCCGGCGACGAGCCGCCGGTGCTGGTCTCCGGCTACTTCGCGGACCTGGACAAGGCCGGTCACCGGCACGGGCTGACGTCACCGGAGTGGGCCGCCGCGGCCGTGGACGTGGACGCGCTGATCACCCGCCTGGCCGACGGCCTGCCGGACGACGCGGCGCTGCTGGTCACCGCGGACCACGGCCAGATCGACGTGCCGCCGGACCGCCGGTACGACCTGGACGCCGACCCGCGCCTGTCCGCCGGTGTGCGATACGTGGCCGGTGAGCCCCGCGTCCGCTACCTGCACGTGGAGCCGGGCGCGGCGGCCGACGTGATCGCGGCCTGGCGCGCGGTGCTCGGCTCGGACGCGGACGTGGTGTCCCGGGCCGAGGCGGTCGCGGACGGGTGGTTCGGCCCGGTGACCGAGCCGCACCTGGCCCGGGTCGGCGACGTGGTGGTGACGATGCGGGACGTCGCCGTGGTGCTGGCCACCGCGCATGAGCCGCGCGTGATCGCGGACCTGATCGCGTTCCACGGCGCGAACACCGCGGCGGAGATGTCCGTCCCGCTCTTCGTGATCACGAAGAAGTAG
- a CDS encoding methyltransferase domain-containing protein yields the protein MERTPTITPRTAAVWEALRRELGRADGRELTVLDVGGGTGGFAVPLAELGHRVTVVDASPDALATLVRRATDAGVADRVRAVQGDGDALASLIADESADLVLCHAVLEVVDQPADVVAAVAAALRPGGAVSLLVAGRAAAVLARAINGHLDAAARVLADPSGCAGPKDQLRRRYDAASATALLEAAGLTVEQIHGVRVFADLLPAAVAEADPQALLDLELAAAAHAPYRDLAAQLHLFARK from the coding sequence GTGGAGCGCACACCGACGATCACACCTCGCACCGCCGCCGTCTGGGAGGCGCTGCGCCGTGAGCTGGGCCGGGCCGACGGCCGCGAGCTGACCGTGCTGGACGTGGGCGGTGGCACCGGCGGGTTCGCGGTGCCGCTGGCCGAGCTGGGCCACCGGGTGACCGTGGTGGACGCGAGCCCGGATGCGCTGGCCACGCTGGTCCGCCGGGCCACCGACGCGGGCGTGGCCGACCGGGTGCGCGCGGTGCAGGGCGACGGTGACGCGCTGGCGTCGCTGATCGCCGACGAGTCCGCCGACCTGGTGCTCTGTCACGCGGTGCTGGAGGTCGTCGACCAGCCGGCCGACGTGGTGGCCGCGGTCGCGGCGGCGCTGCGGCCGGGTGGCGCGGTGAGTCTGCTGGTCGCGGGCCGGGCCGCGGCCGTGCTGGCGCGTGCGATCAACGGTCATCTGGACGCGGCGGCTCGCGTGCTGGCCGACCCTTCCGGCTGCGCCGGCCCCAAGGACCAACTGCGCCGGCGGTACGACGCGGCGAGCGCGACCGCGCTGCTGGAGGCCGCGGGGCTGACGGTCGAGCAGATCCACGGGGTACGGGTCTTCGCCGACCTGCTGCCGGCCGCGGTCGCGGAGGCGGACCCGCAGGCGCTGCTCGACCTGGAGCTGGCCGCGGCCGCGCACGCGCCGTACCGGGATCTCGCGGCCCAGCTGCACCTCTTCGCGCGGAAATGA
- a CDS encoding VOC family protein, with amino-acid sequence MTDRQPVRQLRLVVTASDYQAALRFYRDTLGLPEQAAFSSPDGHVTILDAGRATLEIIDPGHAAYIDEVEVGRRVAGHIRVAFEVTDTTTTTTTLTDAGAELIAPPTITPWNSLNARLSGPAGLQLTLFEELSEPEE; translated from the coding sequence ATGACCGACCGACAGCCCGTGCGCCAGCTCCGTCTCGTCGTCACCGCATCCGACTACCAGGCGGCGCTCCGCTTCTACCGGGACACGCTGGGCCTGCCCGAACAGGCCGCGTTCTCCTCCCCCGACGGCCACGTGACCATCCTGGACGCGGGCCGCGCCACACTGGAGATCATCGATCCGGGCCACGCGGCGTACATCGACGAGGTCGAGGTCGGCCGGCGGGTGGCCGGCCACATCCGGGTCGCCTTCGAGGTAACCGACACCACCACCACGACCACCACGCTGACCGACGCCGGCGCCGAGCTGATCGCACCACCCACGATCACCCCGTGGAATTCCCTGAACGCCCGTCTCTCCGGCCCCGCCGGCCTCCAGCTGACGCTGTTCGAGGAACTGTCCGAACCCGAAGAGTGA
- a CDS encoding FUSC family protein encodes MTSPVSPVGAVLRESARLRAADAAWAFAFRAGLAVAVPVVVLVALGEPAWAATAAFGSFAALYARDELYRPRARQLALIAAGLVAAVTAGTVAAVLGGVAPIVVVALTGGVATWLCTAYRVGPPAGLMFAFAAAVASALPATAGAVGRNAALAAGAAAWAWLVAMAGAVIDRDAPRRLAVARALRAVAALEDVAPRTSGLVLRHRAAVAVERAWRALPARPPAGARGALIADLEALVAHAESAFGSVHVRGEAARRAPSWAPGGAGSHTRAEGTDHSGTSDNARNRPGRAGVPANHTDQADTTASRPARVDAPADHVDPTDQPDPADASVPPADSVPAPVDWAELRALAARVGRTGPIPRIRRSRAEIAEIAGRHLAAELSRRPHFLRPDPADPGKTWLGGPAIPVAARVMLGALLAGALAVLLTRDAGLGHAYWAAVSAVAVLQTPNLLGSVHRTMQRAVGTVLGVVLAAGAVLLLPGQWSLVAAIVLLQVVAELLVVRNYGLAMLAVTPLAVLVGELAHPAPAGAPVRDRLLQTVLGAVIGLLCAVLIRNRAAVRHLESVTAACRTAVGELRDRLADPATDPLPAARRVATLLTAVREAHDVVSGEPGRTPTDAEMVLRTEQRARHALTAAATRLSAQSNG; translated from the coding sequence GTGACGTCCCCCGTGAGTCCGGTCGGTGCGGTGCTGCGGGAATCGGCGCGGCTGCGGGCGGCGGATGCGGCGTGGGCGTTCGCGTTCCGGGCCGGGCTGGCGGTGGCCGTACCGGTGGTCGTGCTGGTCGCGCTCGGCGAGCCGGCATGGGCGGCGACGGCGGCGTTCGGGTCGTTCGCCGCGCTCTACGCGCGGGACGAGCTGTACCGGCCGCGGGCCCGGCAGCTCGCGCTGATCGCGGCCGGCCTGGTCGCGGCCGTCACCGCCGGGACGGTCGCGGCCGTGCTCGGTGGCGTTGCGCCGATCGTGGTGGTGGCGCTGACCGGCGGCGTCGCGACCTGGCTCTGCACGGCCTACCGGGTCGGGCCGCCGGCCGGACTGATGTTCGCGTTCGCGGCGGCGGTGGCGAGCGCGCTGCCGGCCACCGCCGGTGCGGTCGGGCGCAACGCGGCGCTCGCGGCCGGCGCGGCGGCCTGGGCGTGGCTGGTCGCGATGGCCGGCGCGGTGATCGACCGGGACGCGCCCCGGCGTCTGGCGGTGGCCCGGGCGCTGCGGGCGGTCGCGGCACTGGAGGACGTCGCGCCGCGCACGTCCGGGCTGGTGCTGCGGCATCGCGCGGCGGTCGCGGTGGAACGGGCCTGGCGCGCGCTTCCGGCCCGGCCGCCGGCCGGAGCGCGGGGTGCGCTGATCGCGGACCTGGAGGCACTCGTCGCGCACGCGGAGAGCGCGTTCGGGTCGGTGCACGTGCGGGGCGAGGCCGCCCGCCGCGCACCGTCCTGGGCCCCTGGCGGGGCCGGATCACACACCCGCGCCGAGGGTACGGACCACAGCGGCACCTCCGATAACGCCCGGAACCGGCCGGGCCGGGCCGGAGTGCCGGCGAACCACACGGATCAGGCGGACACCACGGCGAGCCGGCCGGCCCGGGTCGACGCGCCGGCGGATCACGTGGATCCGACAGACCAGCCGGATCCGGCGGACGCGTCGGTGCCGCCGGCCGACAGCGTTCCGGCACCGGTCGACTGGGCCGAACTGCGGGCGCTCGCCGCCCGGGTGGGCCGCACCGGGCCGATCCCGCGGATCCGCCGCAGCCGCGCCGAGATCGCGGAGATCGCCGGGCGGCATCTGGCCGCGGAGCTGAGTCGCCGCCCGCACTTCCTGCGCCCCGACCCGGCCGACCCGGGCAAGACCTGGCTCGGCGGCCCGGCGATCCCGGTCGCCGCGCGGGTGATGCTGGGCGCGCTGCTGGCCGGTGCGCTCGCCGTGCTGCTGACCCGGGACGCCGGGCTCGGCCACGCCTACTGGGCCGCGGTCTCCGCCGTCGCCGTGCTGCAGACGCCGAACCTGCTCGGTTCCGTGCACCGCACCATGCAGCGCGCGGTCGGCACCGTGCTGGGCGTGGTGCTGGCCGCCGGTGCGGTCCTGCTGCTGCCCGGCCAGTGGTCGCTGGTCGCCGCGATCGTGCTGCTGCAGGTGGTGGCCGAGCTGCTGGTGGTCCGCAACTACGGGCTGGCGATGCTGGCGGTCACGCCGCTGGCGGTCCTGGTCGGCGAGCTGGCCCACCCGGCGCCGGCCGGTGCGCCGGTCCGCGACCGGCTGCTGCAGACCGTCCTCGGCGCCGTGATCGGGCTGCTCTGCGCCGTGCTGATCCGCAACCGCGCGGCCGTACGCCATCTGGAGTCCGTCACCGCGGCCTGCCGCACCGCGGTCGGCGAGCTGCGCGACCGCCTGGCCGACCCGGCCACCGACCCGCTGCCGGCCGCGCGCCGGGTGGCCACGCTGCTCACCGCGGTCCGTGAGGCGCACGACGTGGTCTCCGGCGAGCCCGGCCGCACGCCGACGGACGCGGAGATGGTGCTGCGCACGGAGCAGCGCGCCCGGCACGCGCTGACCGCCGCCGCGACCCGGCTCAGCGCTCAGTCGAACGGATAG
- a CDS encoding Pr6Pr family membrane protein, with product MTLWIRPELWLRVTIVLAAAYGLFFMENSLTYFTVQSNLLALGYYVWAVHRMITTRTVTSPAPRLRGPVVYWLAITGLVAHFLLNNGANPFPALVTGDDLIREWCAFALHYLVPALALADWLLVRPFRATPWSQLPLWLLFPLGYGLFAEFRAFVYPAYPTPYPYFFLDPTANGYGWVAQQFGILALEFAILAVLLLGLDRLVHRNGSTVRAE from the coding sequence ATGACCCTCTGGATACGCCCCGAGCTGTGGCTGCGTGTGACGATCGTCCTGGCGGCGGCGTACGGCCTGTTCTTCATGGAGAACTCGCTCACCTACTTCACCGTGCAGAGCAACCTGCTCGCGCTCGGCTACTACGTGTGGGCCGTCCACCGCATGATCACCACGCGCACGGTGACGTCACCCGCTCCCCGCCTGCGCGGCCCGGTCGTCTACTGGCTGGCGATCACCGGCCTGGTCGCGCACTTCCTGCTCAACAACGGCGCGAACCCGTTCCCCGCGCTGGTCACCGGCGACGACCTGATCCGCGAGTGGTGCGCCTTCGCGCTGCACTACCTGGTCCCCGCGCTGGCCCTGGCCGACTGGCTGCTGGTCCGCCCGTTCCGCGCCACCCCGTGGTCCCAGCTCCCGCTCTGGCTGCTCTTCCCGCTCGGCTACGGTCTCTTCGCCGAGTTCCGCGCGTTCGTCTACCCCGCCTACCCCACCCCGTACCCGTACTTCTTCCTCGACCCCACGGCCAACGGCTACGGCTGGGTCGCCCAGCAGTTCGGCATCCTCGCGCTCGAGTTCGCGATCCTCGCGGTGCTTCTGCTGGGCCTGGACCGGCTCGTGCACAGAAACGGTTCGACGGTACGCGCAGAATGA
- a CDS encoding NADAR family protein codes for MIEELKRRTAAGERVKYVFFWGHQPRRDGAECLSQWAPSPFTVGDVRFATAEHYMMWRKAMLFGDERTAARVLDATHPKQAKDLGRQVRGFAEQAWLDARYGIVVDGNLAKFRQHPAMGDYLTGTKDRVLVEASPLDRVWGIGLAADDPRAQDPHTWRGLNLLGFALMDVRRQL; via the coding sequence GTGATCGAGGAGCTGAAGCGTCGTACGGCCGCCGGGGAGCGGGTGAAGTACGTGTTCTTCTGGGGGCATCAGCCGCGCCGGGACGGGGCCGAGTGCCTGAGTCAGTGGGCGCCGTCGCCGTTCACCGTGGGTGACGTGCGGTTCGCGACGGCCGAGCATTACATGATGTGGCGCAAGGCGATGCTGTTCGGTGACGAGCGGACCGCGGCCCGGGTGCTGGACGCCACGCATCCGAAGCAGGCCAAGGATCTCGGCCGCCAGGTGCGCGGCTTCGCCGAGCAGGCCTGGCTGGACGCGCGCTACGGCATCGTCGTCGACGGGAACCTCGCCAAGTTCCGGCAGCACCCGGCCATGGGCGACTACCTGACCGGCACGAAGGACCGCGTCCTGGTCGAGGCCAGCCCGCTGGACCGGGTCTGGGGCATCGGCCTCGCCGCGGACGACCCGCGCGCACAGGACCCGCACACCTGGCGCGGCCTGAACCTGCTCGGCTTCGCGCTGATGGACGTCCGGCGGCAGCTCTGA